The DNA segment GGCCGTTTTCACCGACGTTGCTGTTGGAGCCTACGCTCACATACAACGTGTTGCCGTCCTTGCTGGCCACCACGTTTTTCGTCCAGTGGTGGTTGAGCGGACCGCCCGGCAGGTCGATGACCTTGGTGCCCTGGGCCTTGATCGCGGTTTCTCCCGGTTGATAGGGGAAGCGCAGCAGCTTGTCCGAGTCGGCCACATACAGGTCGTTGCCCACCAGGGTCATGCCAAACGGCGAGTTGAGGTTTTCCAGGAACACCGTGCGGGTTTCCGCCACGCCATCATGGTTGGCATCGCGTAGCAGGGTGATACGGTTCGGGCTGGGTACGCCGGCACCGGCACGGCCCATGACCTTTTCCATGACCCAGCCGCGAATGCCCTTGGAGTCATCCGGCTTGGGCGGCGCATTGGTCTCGGCCACCAGCACGTCGCCATTGGGCAATACATACAGCCAGCGCGGGTGATCCAGGCCTTCGGCGAAGGCGCCAACCTGGGTGCCGGCGGCGGCCTTGGGCTTGGCCCCGGCGGGCCAGCCAATCGCCGGGGCGATGTTGACGGTGGGGATCAGGGTTTTATTCGGTTCCGGCAGCTTGGGCGACGGCCCGGTGCCATCGGATACCTGCAAGGTTGAGCTTTCGCCACAGGCGGCGAGTGCGCCTGCGGCCATGATCAATAGGGCGAGTCGGGTCTTGTGCATGTTTTTCTCCTCAATGCCTGTAGTCATAGAGGTATGGCGCGCGGCGATGGTTCAAGTACGTGGCCGGCTTTAATTGACGCTGTACCCCCAACCCACTAACCTTCGCCGCTTGTTTCAGGTGCTCTGTGGCGTACGCGCCGACCGAGTGAAACAGGGAAGCCGGTGAGTGCGCGCACTTTTCTACAGTGTGGCCACGATCCCGGCGCTGCCCCCGCAACGGTAAATGAGTCAAGACGCTGCTTTTGCCACTGTATCGCCTGCGATATGGGAAGGCGCATCGTCGGCTTGCCCTGGTCAATCGGGCGCCACTCATGAGCCCGGAGACCGGCCTGATTCATCCAACAGCATCACGGTGGGCGATGCTTGGCTTCATTTAAGTTGTCTTTTCCTGCCCGCCGTTTTTGTCCAGCCCCAACGGAGAGCTGCCATGACTGATACCCCTGATCGTGACGAACGCCACCTGGCGCGCATGCTGCGCAAAAAAGCGGTGATTGACGAGCGCATTGCCAATTCACCGAATGAATGCGGTTTGCTGCTGGTGTTGACCGGCAACGGCAAAGGCAAGAGCAGTTCGGCGTTTGGCATGCTGGCCCGGGCCATGGGGCACGGTATGCAATGCGGTGTGGTGCAGTTCATCAAGGGCCGTAACAGCACCGGTGAAGAACTGTTCTTCCGCCGCTTCCCCGAGCAGGTGCGCTTCCATGTGATGGGCGAGGGCTTTACCTGGGAGACCCAGGACCGCCAGCGCGATATCGCCGCCGCCGAAGCGGCCTGGAAGGTCTCCCGGGAAATGTTGCAGGATCCGTCCATCGGCCTGGTGGTGCTGGATGAGCTGAACATCGCGCTCAAGCACGGCTATCTGGACCTGGACCAAGTGTTGAGCGACCTGCAAGCCCGGCCACCGATGCAGCACGTGCTGGTCACTGGCCGCGGGGCCAAACCGGAACTGATTGAAATGGCCGATACCGTCACCGAAATGGGCATGCTCAAGCACGCGTTCCAGGCCGGTATCAAGGCACAGAAAGGCATCGAACTTTGAACCAGCCGCGCCATTGCCCAGCGGTGCTGATCGCCGCGCCGGCGTCAGGCCAGGGCAAGACCACTGTTACCGCCGCGCTGGCCCGTTTGCATCGCAACCTGGGGCGCAAGGTCCGGGTGTTCAAGTGCGGCCCGGACTTTCTCGACCCGATGATCCATGAGCGCGCCAGTGGTGCGCCGGTCTATCAATTGGACATGTGGATGGTCGGCGAGCAGGAAAGCCGTCGCCTGTTGTGGGAAGCCGCGGGGGAGGCGGACCTGATCCTGATCGAGGGCG comes from the Pseudomonas shahriarae genome and includes:
- a CDS encoding PQQ-dependent sugar dehydrogenase, translating into MHKTRLALLIMAAGALAACGESSTLQVSDGTGPSPKLPEPNKTLIPTVNIAPAIGWPAGAKPKAAAGTQVGAFAEGLDHPRWLYVLPNGDVLVAETNAPPKPDDSKGIRGWVMEKVMGRAGAGVPSPNRITLLRDANHDGVAETRTVFLENLNSPFGMTLVGNDLYVADSDKLLRFPYQPGETAIKAQGTKVIDLPGGPLNHHWTKNVVASKDGNTLYVSVGSNSNVGENGLEAEQGRAAIWEVDRASGKQRIFASGLRNPNGMAWEPQSGKLWTAVNERDEIGSDLVPDYITSVKDGGFYGWPFSYYGQHVDVRVTPQDPDLVAKAIAPDYAVGPHTASLGLTFAEGNTLPAQFAQGAFIGQHGSWNRKPHSGYKVIFVPFAGGKPNGAPVDVLTGFLNSDEKAMGRPVGVVIDQQGGLLVADDVGNKVWRVSSAK
- the cobO gene encoding cob(I)yrinic acid a,c-diamide adenosyltransferase; translated protein: MTDTPDRDERHLARMLRKKAVIDERIANSPNECGLLLVLTGNGKGKSSSAFGMLARAMGHGMQCGVVQFIKGRNSTGEELFFRRFPEQVRFHVMGEGFTWETQDRQRDIAAAEAAWKVSREMLQDPSIGLVVLDELNIALKHGYLDLDQVLSDLQARPPMQHVLVTGRGAKPELIEMADTVTEMGMLKHAFQAGIKAQKGIEL